From the Carya illinoinensis cultivar Pawnee chromosome 4, C.illinoinensisPawnee_v1, whole genome shotgun sequence genome, one window contains:
- the LOC122306918 gene encoding CASP-like protein 1F3: MASPMTKERSSFMLQTKSSGMSSPSQRRCSVAQVILRVLAVAFTAAAISVTVTSGQSVVILGFTFKARYSYSSAMRFLVGVDAVVCAFSALSLIFVYLLLNRSGSHLTNYFFLFLHDMVMTVLMISGCAAATAVGYIGRYGEERVGWGAVCGRIGKFCNRNLVSVVLSYLTFLAYLALAIISASKLMSRATE; encoded by the exons atggcTTCCCCGATGACTAAAGAAAGAAGCTCCTTTATGCTCCAAACGAAATCTTCAGGCATGTCAAGCCCGTCACAGAGAAGATGCTCAGTTGCCCAAGTCATTCTTAGAGTCTTAGCCGTTGCTTTCACAGCGGCTGCAATCTCTGTGACGGTCACCAGCGGTCAATCCGTCGTGATACTTGGATTCACGTTCAAAGCCCGCTATTCCTACTCATCTGCCATGAG GTTCTTGGTTGGTGTTGATGCCGTGGTGTGCGCGTTCTCGGCATTGTCATTGATCTTTGTTTACCTTCTTCTGAACCGCTCGGGGTCACACCTCACAAACTATTTCTTCCTATTTTTGCATGATATG GTGATGACGGTTTTGATGATATCTGGATGTGCCGCGGCAACTGCGGTTGGTTACATTGGTCGTTATGGAGAAGAACGGGTAGGTTGGGGAGCAGTGTGTGGACGTATTGGCAAGTTTTGCAACAGAAATTTGGTATCTGTGGTTTTATCTTACTTGACTTTCTTGGCGTATTTGGCACTTGCAATTATTTCTGCTAGCAAACTCATGTCTAGAGCTACGGAGTGA